One Phaenicophaeus curvirostris isolate KB17595 unplaced genomic scaffold, BPBGC_Pcur_1.0 scaffold_203, whole genome shotgun sequence DNA window includes the following coding sequences:
- the LOC138734758 gene encoding LOW QUALITY PROTEIN: UPF0729 protein C18orf32 homolog (The sequence of the model RefSeq protein was modified relative to this genomic sequence to represent the inferred CDS: inserted 2 bases in 1 codon; deleted 1 base in 1 codon), translated as MMCIPCIVIPVLLWIYKKFLEPHIYXVFIKCIRPKKAVEETTATKQGQGGNTGNPWATSATKRDQEDESGIYKFKSNGITNEIAAKRYTEVSEKKMD; from the exons ATGATGTGCATTCCTTGTATTGTCATTCCAGTTCTCCTCTGGATCTACAAGAAATTCCTTGAACCGCACATCTA CGTGTTCATTAAGTGCATACGgcccaagaaagctgtggaagaaACAACAGCCACAAAACAAGGTCAAGGGGGCAACACTGGAAATCCATGGGCAACTTCAGCCACAAAAAGAGATCAAGAGGATGAGTCTGGAATTTATAAA TTTAAAAGCAATGGCATTACAAATGAAATTGCTGCAAAG AGATACACAGAGgtgtctgaaaagaaaatggattaa